The DNA window TGGGGATCAGATATGCTTTGGCTACAATAAAATCCAAGGGCCGTATATGCCTTTCTTATATAAAAAAGATTAAAAAATAAATTTATAGGGTTTTGAACTCTATCTTCATTGCCTTTCCTACTGTGATTACATCAGAGTGCTTCAGGGCAACTTTTTCTCCCTTCCTAATATCAATTCCGTTGACCTTTGTACCGTTGCTGCTGTCAAGATCTTCCAGGTAGTATCTTACTTGCTCTGTCTGCTCGTTGAATGCCATGGTAATTCTAAAGTGGCCTCCGCTAGTCTTTCTAGAAATTGACTGGGCTTCCATAGGGGTGATGAATCTCTCAAAGTCTTCCCTGCCAAAGATTCTGTGTATCTCGTTTACTACCCTTATAGTTTCCTGTGGGTGGTACAAGATATAAGAAGGGTTTGATGCAGTTTCAACTTTTCTTCCAACGACTGTTTTGTCGTCTTGCGGCATTGAAAATCCAGGCCTTTTAAGTCCCGTGTCCACTATTGTTTCTCCGTAGGAGCCTTCCGGCCTTCTGTAGGGCTGGGCTGAAGTTTGATTGATTCTTACCCCGCCTGTTGCCGAGGGCCTGCTGAACAATGTCTGCTCTGGCGCATGCTCACCGGGCTTTTTAGTTATTTTGTAACTGATAGTGCCCACTTCCCCAATATACTTAAAGTATTGAGCAGTTTGCTTATGCAAGACCAGTAGCATGATAACTACTAGAGATAAGCCCAATATTGGTAGAGGCAGCAAAAGAAGTCCACCGATGTATTTTATTTTCCCAAGTATGTCCCCTAGCTGGGGAACAGTAGTTGCAAGTATTGAAATAATTGAAAGTCCTGCAAGGAGTATTATCTCTCCAAACCTCGACCAATTCCTGCCTTTATACAGGAAGTATCCAACCACTATGAAAAAAACTCCAAATATTACTGGAAGGAGCATAGCGGGCTGTGAAAATATAATGGATGAATATATTGATGCTAGCACCAATACAAATCCTAATAAAATTGATAGTGAGGAAACTAAAGTGACAACTATTGGCACTCTATAAAATCCCCCTCTTGTTTGATTCATTACTTACCACCTCTCCATTTATTACGTATAAAGCCTCTATTTTTGATTATATTAATATTTCTATCCCATCTAGAGGCAAATATCCGCTTAATTTTTGTACCCACCCGAGAGTGGTGCACCCTTTATAAGAATAATCTATTTGTCCGCTTATATAAATGTATGGAAAATGAAGCATTTTCTACAATCAAAGCCTCAAAAGTGCGTTCTCCCTGTTCCTAATCGCCTCAGTGTAGTTTGGATCTATTGCAATTGCCTTGTCGTAGCAGATTATGGCTTCAGAATAGTTTCCTATATTAAAGAATACAATCCCCTTATTGTTCCATGCCTGCTTATACTCTGGATTAAGTTCGATTGCCTTATCGTAGCAGATTATGGCTTCAGGGTACTTGCCCTGATTTTTAAGTGTGACCCCTTTATCATTCCATGCGCTTGCATAGTTTGGATCTATTTCAATTGCCTTGTCGTAGCAGATTATGGCTTCAGGGTACTTGCCCTGTTTATTGAATTCTATTCCTTTGCCATACCAAGAAAATGCAAGGTATTCTCTGGCTTTTGTATTGTTTGGATTGATCATTATGACTTTTTCAAAGTTTGATATGGCCTCGTCGTAATTTTTTTGATTATAGTAAGACACACCTTCATCATAATACCTGTTGACGTTATGCATTAAAGCCAAAGCAATCACGGCTATAGAGGACAACAATAAAACGGCGAATATAGATGCCAAAAACTTCTTGGAATATGGTCTCTTTACAGAATGAAAATTTTCATTTGTTGTCTGCCCAAGATTTCCAGCGCTATAGTCGTTATT is part of the Methanofastidiosum sp. genome and encodes:
- a CDS encoding FHA domain-containing protein — protein: MNQTRGGFYRVPIVVTLVSSLSILLGFVLVLASIYSSIIFSQPAMLLPVIFGVFFIVVGYFLYKGRNWSRFGEIILLAGLSIISILATTVPQLGDILGKIKYIGGLLLLPLPILGLSLVVIMLLVLHKQTAQYFKYIGEVGTISYKITKKPGEHAPEQTLFSRPSATGGVRINQTSAQPYRRPEGSYGETIVDTGLKRPGFSMPQDDKTVVGRKVETASNPSYILYHPQETIRVVNEIHRIFGREDFERFITPMEAQSISRKTSGGHFRITMAFNEQTEQVRYYLEDLDSSNGTKVNGIDIRKGEKVALKHSDVITVGKAMKIEFKTL
- a CDS encoding tetratricopeptide repeat protein codes for the protein ALAQSFESKCRLICPTAEIFHIFIYFEIMVLLGHMERLLCPYCKKEIDEHMSSCPNCNSKLKTVCEMCNKLINTNWKECPNCGQAIVNEHMAPPKSSDIPVETKTQIYSDNIPIETKTQIYGNAPSQTAQQNNDYSAGNLGQTTNENFHSVKRPYSKKFLASIFAVLLLSSIAVIALALMHNVNRYYDEGVSYYNQKNYDEAISNFEKVIMINPNNTKAREYLAFSWYGKGIEFNKQGKYPEAIICYDKAIEIDPNYASAWNDKGVTLKNQGKYPEAIICYDKAIELNPEYKQAWNNKGIVFFNIGNYSEAIICYDKAIAIDPNYTEAIRNRENALLRL